Proteins from a genomic interval of Sporomusaceae bacterium FL31:
- the tilS gene encoding tRNA(Ile)-lysidine synthase, whose product MLVKISAWIDKYHLVKKGDKLLLACSGGPDSLVLVHSLYALCSKYNISLAVAHVDHMFRGQDSAEDAEFVAAFCSQLGLPCYQTAINVPEYIVISGRSPQDAARELRYQFLQQTANRLGITKIATGHHRDDQAETVLMNLLRGTGSTGIRGIRPAHDNIIRPLLGVSRQEIDQYCLEQGLTPRQDSSNLKTDYLRNRVRLKLLPDLQQHYNHTIKDALCRTAELIGSEHDFICQNVRELWPQIVLDEQDVIRISRAGLSNLHIAQQREILRQAIEKKQGHTRGITFKHVEKFIEMALTGQVGSILELPGNLQVRVDYHDVELYSAHSHPVIPVRVAPLEIQLPGVTDVPELELTIVAELRDSAPEKLPTHSAVFDWVELSPPLYIRTRLDGDKFQPKGLKGNKKIKDFFIDAKIPRKKREITPIIYDEKGILWVGGYRQAERGDVTMKTQQFLQLTLHMGRNKID is encoded by the coding sequence ATGCTGGTAAAGATTAGTGCGTGGATTGATAAATATCATTTAGTAAAAAAAGGTGATAAGCTACTGCTGGCTTGCTCTGGCGGACCAGACTCACTTGTTTTGGTGCATAGCTTGTATGCACTGTGTTCAAAATATAATATTAGCTTGGCTGTTGCACATGTCGATCATATGTTTCGCGGCCAAGACTCAGCAGAAGACGCTGAATTTGTGGCCGCTTTCTGCAGTCAGTTAGGTTTGCCTTGTTATCAGACTGCAATTAATGTACCGGAATATATTGTCATCAGTGGGCGTTCGCCGCAGGACGCAGCTAGAGAATTGCGCTATCAGTTTTTGCAGCAAACGGCCAATCGGCTTGGGATCACGAAAATTGCTACTGGTCATCATCGTGATGATCAGGCCGAGACAGTCCTCATGAATTTGCTGCGGGGCACCGGCAGTACCGGAATACGGGGAATTAGACCTGCTCATGATAATATTATCAGACCCTTACTCGGCGTTAGCCGTCAGGAAATTGATCAATATTGTCTAGAGCAGGGTTTAACGCCGCGGCAGGACAGTTCAAACTTAAAGACCGATTACTTACGCAATCGTGTTAGGCTCAAACTACTGCCAGATTTGCAGCAGCATTATAACCATACCATTAAAGATGCATTATGCAGAACAGCAGAACTTATTGGCAGCGAGCATGACTTTATTTGCCAAAATGTTCGGGAATTGTGGCCGCAGATTGTTCTTGACGAGCAAGACGTTATTCGGATAAGCAGAGCGGGGTTAAGCAATCTGCATATTGCTCAGCAACGAGAAATATTGCGCCAAGCCATTGAAAAAAAACAAGGCCATACTAGAGGAATTACATTTAAGCATGTGGAAAAATTTATAGAAATGGCTTTAACTGGCCAAGTAGGCAGTATTCTTGAATTACCAGGGAATTTGCAGGTGCGAGTTGACTATCATGATGTGGAACTTTATTCTGCACATAGCCATCCGGTTATTCCAGTTAGGGTTGCCCCTCTTGAGATTCAATTACCAGGGGTGACTGATGTGCCTGAATTGGAGCTGACTATTGTCGCCGAGTTACGCGATTCAGCACCGGAAAAGCTTCCCACGCATTCGGCGGTCTTTGATTGGGTGGAACTATCACCGCCTTTGTATATACGAACAAGGTTGGATGGAGATAAATTTCAGCCGAAAGGTCTCAAAGGAAATAAAAAAATAAAAGATTTTTTTATTGATGCTAAAATTCCACGTAAAAAAAGAGAAATTACGCCGATAATTTATGATGAGAAAGGCATTCTATGGGTAGGGGGTTATCGACAGGCTGAGCGGGGCGATGTTACGATGAAGACTCAACAATTTTTGCAGCTTACTTTACATATGGGGAGGAACAAAATTGATTAA
- a CDS encoding membrane protein produces the protein MKLHLDEIINIAVLAGEVLLKNGAETYRVEETMVHIARACGAAKVESFVIPTGVFLTAADDSGRSVTTMRRVRNRTINLDRVIKVNELSRRLVEGRMDCQDALPILERIARERTGFSLIPSMLASGLIGSSTAVLQNGGYGEMLAAFVAAAVVRYVAHVVSRLHGVQFTFEFLGGITAALIGLLSYKLWPFLGRDAIIIGGIMPLVPGIAITNAIRDVIAGDLLSGLSRGLEAALTAGAVAMGVVIILATHAW, from the coding sequence GTGAAGCTTCACCTGGATGAAATCATTAATATAGCCGTGTTAGCTGGTGAAGTTTTATTAAAGAACGGTGCTGAGACGTACCGAGTCGAAGAAACCATGGTTCATATTGCTAGAGCGTGCGGTGCTGCAAAAGTCGAAAGCTTTGTTATTCCTACAGGGGTATTCTTAACTGCTGCTGACGACAGCGGGCGTTCAGTGACTACGATGCGGCGAGTGCGCAATCGTACCATCAATCTCGACCGAGTCATTAAAGTCAATGAATTATCACGCCGGCTGGTTGAAGGACGCATGGACTGTCAGGATGCGCTGCCGATTTTGGAGCGGATTGCCCGCGAAAGAACTGGTTTTTCATTGATACCATCCATGCTGGCTTCCGGTCTGATTGGCAGTAGTACTGCGGTGCTGCAAAACGGTGGCTATGGGGAAATGCTGGCAGCTTTCGTAGCGGCTGCAGTGGTAAGATATGTAGCCCATGTTGTATCGCGACTGCATGGGGTTCAATTTACTTTCGAGTTTTTAGGTGGAATTACAGCAGCGCTTATTGGGCTGCTGTCCTATAAACTGTGGCCATTCTTAGGGCGTGATGCCATTATCATTGGCGGAATTATGCCGCTCGTGCCTGGAATAGCGATTACCAATGCGATTCGTGATGTGATCGCTGGCGACTTACTCAGTGGATTATCTCGGGGGCTGGAGGCCGCCTTAACTGCTGGTGCAGTTGCTATGGGTGTGGTCATTATCCTGGCTACGCATGCCTGGTAG
- a CDS encoding membrane protein: MTLKLLAVFFMSASFGVLYRIPGRILVMASLVGVAAWTVMTLTHYSGSSLIMANFAGSVVIGLGAETLARLLKKPAAIFIILGFIPLVPGGEAYTTVLYMVEGRYVEGVSMFMRTVLTAGTIAFGIFVSSTIYRLFINYNTESRVHHAGKD; the protein is encoded by the coding sequence ATGACGTTGAAACTGCTGGCGGTTTTTTTTATGTCGGCTTCTTTTGGTGTACTTTATCGGATTCCGGGACGAATATTGGTGATGGCAAGTTTGGTAGGAGTAGCCGCTTGGACGGTCATGACACTGACCCATTATTCAGGCAGCAGTTTAATTATGGCTAATTTTGCTGGCAGTGTTGTGATTGGTTTGGGAGCCGAGACATTGGCCCGCCTGCTTAAGAAGCCAGCAGCTATCTTTATCATATTAGGGTTTATTCCCTTAGTACCGGGGGGAGAAGCCTATACGACTGTATTGTATATGGTTGAGGGACGATATGTTGAAGGAGTCTCGATGTTTATGCGTACGGTATTGACAGCTGGGACTATTGCGTTTGGTATTTTTGTTAGTTCTACAATATATAGGTTGTTTATAAACTATAACACAGAGAGCCGGGTTCATCATGCTGGTAAAGATTAG
- a CDS encoding stage II sporulation protein E produces MNTMPKVTVVTLPEQVLHVPKQQPVVTPKPQRRKLALGKVLSKLRDLLLPLVYRDYLAINVLALLLSRLAILGEMSPFGLAFFAAVAQVARERAGAAAVWAIAGVISVGHYGEAGVYLLAVLMYFRWQNKITRLHRKMLAIPLLMFCTVIVGGLTMAFIQHGTLYNGVTVLFNAAICLVSSYVFMYGVPLLLNRSRIAAACQLAANEGLVCLMVILALAIAGLGNAVVFDYSLRNIAGSLLVLLLALGGGAGLGAAVGVAVGFVVGLSDGNVPLAISLYAVAGAMGGVFRSLGKYAVILGFIFGSAIINLCFIQVTMFVHVLTETVIATALFLFLPGSLLIVLRDSVGAVEADSTAVMPQVSEAVAKMNNVAGMFNDLAGAFGTIAADIKEKIRDDELARVLTAVGEQVCEKCEQRTQCWEQDFYRTYQAMLEMLERAEHKTLTVDTMADILKDSCQRRKELTEVVNLVIEKNKTLSYWQKRITDHRQMVTEQMRAAGIIIGNLAQEITKVPRSDRELAAAFKEKAALIECSLDQVRVTGTRGTGTIEACKQPCNGTRECVNTLLPLAARVMREKMTLHAECGNKAKHQKCKLTMQVAKRFCVESGVACAAKESQGICGDTSAIVPLNKGKIALMISDGMGSGRSAADESTMAVNFLKKLLAVGFDVDVAVKTVNSMLLLRTPEESFATVDMTIIDTYSGEVEFLKIGSSPSFVKRVREVTTIKSASLPMGILNQIEIEPVKANLVSGDILVMVSDGIADIPQRGNDKENWVANFLRRTAATSPQELADKILQEAVALSGCYVKDDMTVVVAKIGDSPSLV; encoded by the coding sequence GTGAATACTATGCCGAAAGTAACTGTCGTAACTTTGCCGGAGCAAGTGTTGCATGTACCGAAACAGCAACCAGTAGTGACTCCTAAGCCACAACGGCGCAAACTGGCTTTGGGAAAAGTATTAAGTAAATTGCGTGATTTATTATTGCCTTTAGTCTACCGGGATTATTTGGCAATCAATGTATTAGCTTTACTGTTAAGCCGATTAGCCATCTTGGGAGAGATGTCGCCTTTTGGGCTGGCTTTTTTTGCGGCAGTGGCTCAGGTTGCACGTGAACGAGCTGGTGCAGCTGCAGTATGGGCTATTGCCGGAGTGATCAGTGTCGGGCATTATGGAGAAGCCGGAGTCTATTTGTTGGCCGTATTGATGTACTTTCGCTGGCAGAATAAAATTACCCGCTTACATCGGAAAATGCTGGCTATTCCGCTATTAATGTTTTGTACTGTAATCGTGGGCGGGCTTACAATGGCATTTATTCAACATGGAACTTTATATAATGGAGTAACGGTGCTGTTTAATGCGGCAATATGCTTAGTTTCATCCTATGTCTTTATGTATGGCGTGCCTCTGCTTTTAAATCGTTCCCGGATAGCAGCCGCTTGCCAGTTGGCTGCAAATGAAGGCTTGGTTTGTCTGATGGTTATCTTGGCGCTGGCGATTGCCGGCCTTGGCAATGCTGTTGTGTTTGATTACAGTTTACGCAATATCGCCGGCAGTTTGCTGGTCTTATTGTTGGCATTAGGCGGCGGAGCCGGTTTAGGCGCAGCGGTGGGAGTTGCAGTGGGTTTTGTTGTCGGCCTTAGTGATGGGAACGTGCCATTGGCTATTTCGTTGTATGCGGTAGCTGGTGCAATGGGAGGCGTTTTCCGCTCGTTAGGAAAGTATGCAGTCATTCTAGGTTTTATTTTCGGAAGTGCTATCATCAATTTGTGTTTTATTCAGGTTACCATGTTTGTGCATGTATTAACCGAGACGGTCATTGCTACTGCATTATTTTTATTTCTTCCCGGCAGCTTACTGATTGTTTTGCGGGATAGTGTCGGTGCGGTGGAAGCAGATTCAACTGCCGTGATGCCGCAGGTCAGTGAAGCAGTGGCAAAAATGAATAATGTTGCCGGAATGTTCAACGATTTAGCTGGAGCTTTTGGTACTATTGCTGCTGATATTAAAGAAAAAATACGTGATGATGAATTAGCTAGAGTGCTCACTGCAGTGGGTGAGCAAGTATGCGAAAAGTGCGAACAGCGTACGCAATGCTGGGAACAGGATTTCTACCGCACTTATCAGGCTATGCTAGAGATGTTGGAGAGAGCTGAACATAAAACTTTAACTGTTGATACAATGGCTGATATACTGAAAGACAGCTGCCAGCGCCGTAAAGAATTAACTGAGGTGGTCAACTTAGTTATCGAGAAGAATAAGACGCTGTCTTATTGGCAAAAAAGAATTACCGACCACCGGCAAATGGTTACCGAACAAATGAGAGCTGCTGGAATTATTATTGGCAACTTAGCACAGGAAATTACCAAAGTGCCGCGTTCAGACCGGGAGTTAGCTGCAGCTTTTAAAGAAAAGGCGGCACTGATTGAATGCTCACTGGACCAGGTGAGGGTAACTGGCACCAGAGGCACAGGAACGATTGAAGCGTGTAAGCAGCCTTGCAACGGAACTCGTGAATGCGTAAACACCTTACTGCCTCTGGCTGCCAGAGTCATGCGAGAAAAGATGACCTTGCATGCTGAGTGCGGCAATAAAGCCAAGCACCAGAAATGCAAGCTTACTATGCAGGTTGCCAAAAGATTTTGCGTCGAAAGCGGAGTAGCTTGTGCCGCCAAAGAATCACAAGGAATTTGCGGTGATACGAGTGCAATTGTACCTTTAAATAAAGGAAAAATTGCCTTGATGATCAGTGATGGGATGGGGAGTGGACGCAGTGCAGCTGATGAAAGCACAATGGCGGTAAACTTTTTAAAAAAACTGCTGGCGGTGGGCTTTGATGTCGATGTTGCTGTCAAAACAGTCAACTCGATGCTGCTGCTAAGAACTCCGGAAGAAAGTTTTGCCACTGTTGATATGACAATCATCGATACCTATTCAGGCGAAGTGGAATTTTTGAAAATTGGCTCTTCCCCCAGCTTTGTTAAGCGGGTTAGAGAAGTGACCACAATAAAGTCAGCATCGCTGCCAATGGGAATACTGAACCAGATTGAAATTGAGCCAGTTAAAGCCAATCTGGTAAGCGGTGACATTCTGGTAATGGTGAGTGATGGAATTGCGGATATCCCGCAGCGTGGGAATGATAAAGAAAACTGGGTCGCAAACTTTTTAAGACGAACTGCTGCAACCAGTCCACAGGAATTAGCAGATAAGATCTTGCAAGAGGCGGTAGCTTTATCCGGCTGCTATGTAAAGGATGATATGACAGTGGTGGTTGCAAAAATTGGGGATAGTCCTAGCCTAGTCTAA
- the hpt gene encoding hypoxanthine phosphoribosyltransferase gives MINDVESVLISEEKLAARIKELGEQITADYAGKEILAIGVLRGAVLFMADLTRAIKVPVAIDFMAVSSYGAGTSSSGVVRILKDLDEDIEGKHVLIVEDIIDSGLTLSYLIENIKSRKPASLKLCTLLNKPERRRAEVHIDYNGFTVPDYFVVGYGLDYAEKYRNLPFIGILKPEVYK, from the coding sequence TTGATTAATGATGTAGAAAGCGTGTTGATAAGCGAGGAGAAACTTGCTGCACGTATTAAAGAGCTAGGGGAACAAATTACGGCTGATTACGCAGGCAAAGAGATTTTGGCTATTGGGGTACTGCGGGGAGCCGTACTATTTATGGCTGACTTAACTAGAGCCATAAAGGTTCCTGTGGCCATTGATTTTATGGCTGTATCCAGCTATGGTGCAGGTACTAGCTCAAGTGGCGTAGTCCGTATATTAAAAGACCTTGACGAAGATATCGAAGGCAAACATGTACTGATTGTCGAGGATATCATCGATTCCGGTCTAACATTGAGTTATTTAATCGAAAATATTAAATCACGTAAACCAGCAAGCTTAAAACTTTGCACCTTGCTGAATAAACCGGAAAGACGCAGAGCTGAGGTGCATATAGATTATAATGGCTTTACGGTACCGGATTATTTTGTTGTGGGCTATGGGCTTGATTATGCGGAGAAATATCGCAATTTACCGTTTATTGGAATACTTAAACCTGAAGTATACAAATAA